One segment of Synchiropus splendidus isolate RoL2022-P1 chromosome 4, RoL_Sspl_1.0, whole genome shotgun sequence DNA contains the following:
- the sbf1 gene encoding myotubularin-related protein 5 isoform X5 has product MARLADYFLVVGYDLDKRVEGEGQGRILQRFPEKDWEDSPFPQGVELFCQPSGWQLVPERQPASFFVAVLTDINSERHYCACFTFWERLDNLLLQKNDVSEVDEEPGVIQPAEVFAPKSLVVVSRLDYTEVFRNCLGLVYTVHIDSLTVPLETVIGNLLTCIIPIAGGSQRTITLGAGDRQVIQTPINDSLPVSGSSVAQLFRQLGIVNVLYLFCAALTEHKILFLSSSYQRLTDACRGLLSIMFPLKYSFTYVPILPGKLLEVLSTPTPFIIGVNSFFRSETQELLDVIIADLDGGTVTIPECVHISLLPEPLLQQTQTALSMVLDPELEVADHAFPPQSTQPSAPKIQDKEIRAVFLWLFAQLFQGYRWCLHIIRIHPEPVIRFHKAAFLGQRALTEDDFLMKVLDGMAFAGFVSERGPPYRPTDLFDDLVANQVERIRHEESHPHKVMNHVKELAEHLFKNENPYPAVAMHKVQRPSENGTNSVQNQSTFPALDDVAVQLFIDHAAAKLKTAPPVVKSEVKSMVPSGPPLGDIVDRNGNMMANSARRLEVVRNCITYIFENKMLEAKKLMPAVLRALKGRAARVCLTQELNQHVLQNRAVLDDQQFDYIVRMMNCTLQDCSHMDEHGIAAALLPLVTAFCRKLGAGITQFAYSCVQEHMVWTNMQFWEAMFYSDVQNHIKALYLETEDGSQQNSDEGSSVSALELASEQSRLWPTLDKEMQMERVQKEESTVFSQAIHYANRMSYLLLPLDTSKNRLLRNTGLGDIESVSNSYVTNSIAGSMAESYDTESGFEDAESSDVANSVVRFINRFVDKVCNESGVTNEHLKALHTMIPDIVQMHIETLDAVHRESKRLPPIQKPKLLRPTLLSGEELVMDGMRVHLMPDGREEATGVMGGPPLLPAEGAIFLTTYRLIFKGTPTDPLVGEQVVTRSFPIASLTKEKRISVSIPMDQYVQEGLQLRSCTFQLMKIAFDEEVASDLAEVFRKHLHKLRYPQHVQGTFAFTVGQSGKMVVEHKGKDKNQSLKTLSKNLVKTAKRTISRQYVSKKKYSPPTWENRSSLQSELDEDEISVSEEVEQSSLTLSSTMRSSDRQTMSNVVERACCRDYQRLGLGTLSSSLTRSKNEPFRISTVNRMYTVCRSYPGLLIVPQSIPDSTIQRICRCYRQNRFPVVCWRNSRTKAVLLRSAGLHAKGVVGFFKSPNTPAAVQSQADSTSLEQEKYLQAVISSMPSYSESSGRNTLGGFTSTHMNTSDSSDKMRQPKIGALMKQVMGTKEDVPGTFSRGALGQRAKVVSLSQPKVSGKARNSPRGKWGSIRGSGRLSAYNPDVGTRLAGKESPQPNGGPSEALFLRQQKAYLYIIGDKAQLKGGKQDSFQQWEVVPIEVCDVRQVKNSFKKLMKACVPSSATSEPNMSFLRCLEESEWMALLHRVLQVSVLVVELLDTGSSVMVSLEDGWDVTTQVVSLVQLLSDPYYRTFDGFRLLVEKEWLSFGHRFSHRGAQTLGSQSSGFTPVFLQFLDCVHQIHLQFPMEFEFSQYYLKFLAYHYVSNRFRTFLLDSDYERIELGVLYEEKGDRRNPQVCKSVWDYIDRLNKKTPAFYNYMYSPEDDEVLRPYTFISNLKVWDFYMEETLSEGPSYDWELRGRPERPVEEAAANKPDSSGPKSRRRVVWPCYDSLSKAVPDAITKLLQDLQNLEAELGQTSDKWKDTWDKMKTIQRAEARLESKPSFSSSLLMSSNLSHHRRSQGVYLQESGVGSSINLALDCEASATSTPVAGRPSTSTLYSQFQSTESENRSFEGILYKKGALLKPWKPRWFVLDKTKHQLRYYESRQDKECKGVIELAEVESVIQGTPAMGAPKNIDEKAFFDLKTTKRVYNFCAQDSSNAQQWMDKVQSCLSDA; this is encoded by the exons aggacAATAACGCTAGGCGCTGGCGACCGGCAAGTCATCCAGACTCCCATCAATGATTCACTACCTGTCAGTGGCAGCAGCGTGGCAcagctcttcagacagctcg GTATAGTCAACGTTCTATATCTCTTCTGTGCGGCCCTAACGGAACACAAGATCCTGTTCCTGTCTAGCAGCTATCAGCGGCTAACAGATGCATGCAGGGGCTTGTTGTCCATCATGTTCCCCCTAAAATACAG CTTTACATATGTCCCCATCTTACCTGGGAAACTCCTGGAGGTCCTGAGCACTCCAACACCTTTCATCATCGGTGTGAACTCATTCTTCCGATCTGAGACTCAAGAATTG TTGGATGTGATCATTGCTGACCTTGATGGGGGTACTGTGACCATCCCAGAGTGCGTCCACATCTCCCTGCTTCCTGAACCCCTCCTCCAGCAGACCCAGACTGCACTATCCATG gtTTTGGATCCAGAGCTGGAAGTGGCTGATCATGCATTCCCTCCTCAGTCTACACAGCCGTCTGCACCGAAGATCCAG GATAAGGAGATCCGGGCAGTATTCCTCTGGCTCTTTGCTCAGCTCTTCCAAGGCTATCGATGGTGTTTACATATCATCCGCATTCACCCAGAACCAGTAATCCGCTTCCACAAG GCTGCCTTCCTTGGCCAGCGGGCGCTAACCGAAGACGACTTCCTCATGAAGGTGTTGGACGGGATGGCATTCGCAGGCTTCGTGTCAGAAAGAGGACCGCCGTACAGACCCACAGATTTGTTTGATGAT CTTGTGGCCAATCAAGTGGAGAGAATACGACATGAAGAGTCACATCCGCACAAAGTCATGAACCACGTGAAAGAACTAGCTGAGCATCTCTTCAAAAAC GAAAATCCTTACCCAGCTGTGGCCATGCACAAAGTCCAGCGACCATCCGAAAACGGCACAAACTCTGTACAGAACCAGTCGACCTTCCCTGCCCTGGATGACGTTGCAGTCCAGCTCTTTATCGATCATGCTGCTGCCAAACTCAAGACGGCGCCACCTGTTGTCAAGTCAGAGGTGAAGAGCATGGTGCCTTCAGGTCCCCCCCTGG GAGACATAGTGGACAGGAACGGCAACATGATGGCCAACAGCGCCCGCAGGCTGGAGGTGGTCCGGAACTGCATCACCTACATCTTTGAGAACAAGATGTTGGAGGCCAAGAAG CTCATGCCAGCTGTCTTGCGAGCCCTGAAGGGTCGGGCCGCTCGGGTTTGTTTGACCCAAGAGCTCAATCAACATGTCCTGCAGAACAGAGCCGTGCTGGATGACCAGCAGTTCGACTACATCGTTCGCATGATGAACTGCACGTTACAG GATTGCTCCCACATGGATGAGCATGGgattgctgctgctctgctcccatTGGTCACAGCCTTTTGCAGG AAACTAGGGGCAGGTATCACACAGTTTGCCTACAGCTGTGTTCAAGAACACATGGTCTGGACCAACATGCAGTTCTGGGAAGCCATGTTCTACAGCGATGTCCAGAACCACATCAAAGCCCTTTACTTGGAGACAGAGGATGGGTCGCAACAGAACTCG GACGAAGGGTCGAGCGTCAGCGCCCTGGAGCTGGCGTCCGAGCAGAGCCGTCTGTGGCCAACGCTGGATAAAGAGATGCAGATGGAGCGGGTCCAGAAAGAGGAGAGCACGGTCTTCAGCCAGGCCATCCACTACGCCAACAGAATGAGCTACCTGCTGCTCCCGCTGGACACGAGCAAGAACCGGCTGCTCCGGAACACGGGCCTCGGAGATATCGAGAGCGTTAGCAACAGCTATGTAACAAATAG CATCGCAGGCAGCATGGCCGAGAGCTACGACACAGAGAGTGGTTTCGAAGACGCTGAGAGTTCTGATGTTGCAAACTCAGTTGTGAGATTCATCAACCGCTTTGTGGACAAAGTGTGTAATGAGAGTGGCGTCACCAACGAGCACCTGAAGGCTCTGCACACCATGATACCTG ACATTGTTCAGATGCACATCGAGACGCTGGACGCAGTGCACCGGGAGAGTAAGCGTCTGCCGCCGATTCAAAAG CCGAAGCTGCTGAGGCCGACACTGCTGTCTGGGGAAGAACTGGTGATGGATGGCATGAGAGTCCACTTGATGCCGGATGGCCGGGAAGAAGCGACAGGGGTGATGGGAGGTCCGCCACTGCTGCCTGCTGAGGGCGCTATCTTCCTCACCACGTACAGGCTCATTTTCAAGGGCACGCCCACCGATCCGCTGG TCGGCGAGCAGGTAGTCACACGTTCGTTCCCCATCGCCTCGCTGACCAAGGAGAAGAGGATCTCGGTCTCTATCCCTATGGACCAGTATGTCCAGGAGGGGTTGCAGCTTCGGTCGTGCACGTTTCAG tTGATGAAGATCGCGTTTGACGAGGAGGTGGCGTCGGACCTGGCCGAAGTCTTCAGGAAGCACTTGCACAAGTTACGATACCCTCAACATGTGCAGGGGACTTTTGCCTTCACTGTGGGTCAGAGCGGGAAGATGGTGGTGGAGCACAAGGGCAAGGACAAGAACCAGTCGCTTAA AACACTTTCCAAAAACCTGGTGAAAACGGCTAAGAGGACGATCAGTCGGCAGTATGTGTCAAAGAAGAAGTATTCTCCTCCCACGTGGGAGAACAGGAGCAGCCTGCAGTCGGAGTTGGACGAGGATGAAATCTCAG TGTcggaggaggtggagcagagctctctcaccctctcctcCACCATGCGCTcctcagacagacaaaccatGAGCAACGTGGTGGAGCGAGCTTGTTGCCGTGACTACCAGCGACTTGGTCTGGGCACGCTCAGTAGCAGTCTGACCCGCTCCAAGAACGAGCCCTTTAGGATTTCAACCGTCAACCGCATGTACACAGTCTGCAGGAG CTACCCCGGCTTGCTGATCGTCCCTCAAAGCATCCCAGACTCAACCATCCAGAGAATTTGCCGCTGCTATCGACAGAACCGCTTCCCCGTAGTCTGCTGGAGGAACTCTCGGACCAAGGCGGTTCTGCTGCGCTCGGCGGGCCTACATGCGAAAGGAGTAGTGGGCTTCTTCAAGTCCCCCAACACACCTGCTGCAG TTCAATCCCAGGCTGACTCCACCagtctggagcaggagaagtACCTGCAGGCCGTCATCAGCTCCATGCCGTCCTACAGCGAGAGCAGTGGCAGGAACACCCTGGGAGGTTTCACCTCCACACACATGAACACCTCTG ACTCGTCGGATAAGATGCGGCAGCCGAAGAttggcgctctgatgaagcaggTGATGGGGACCAAGGAGGATGTTCCGGGGACCTTCAGCCGAGGAG CTCTGGGTCAAAGGGCCAAAGTGGTCTCCCTCTCACAGCCCAAAGTGTCTGGCAAGGCCAGGAACTCTCCCAGAG GGAAATGGGGCAGCATTCGAGGCAGCGGGCGACTTAGTGCCTACAACCCAGACGTGGGGACCAGACTGGCTGGGAAGGAGTCTCCGCAGCCTAACGGAGGACCCAGTGAAGCGCTGTTCCTCCGCCAGCAGAAGGCCTACCTCTACATCATCGGGGACAAGGCCCAGCTCAAG GGGGGGAAGCAGGACTCCTTCCAGCAGTGGGAGGTCGTGCCCATCGAGGTGTGTGACGTGCGGCAGGTGAAGAACAGCTTCAAGAAGTTGATGAAGGCCTGCGTGCCAAGTTCTGCCACCTCTGAGCCCAACATGAGTTTCCTGCGTTGCCTGGAGGAGTCTGAGTGGATGGCGCTG CTTCACCGAGTGCTGCAGGTGTCCGTCTTGGTGGTGGAGCTCCTGGACACGGGCTCGTCCGTCATGGTCAGTCTGGAGGACGGCTGGGACGTCACTACACAG GTGGTGTCGCTGGTCCAGCTGCTCTCTGACCCCTACTATCGCACCTTCGACGGCTTCCGGCTGCTTGTGGAGAAGGAGTGGCTGTCGTTCGGTCACAGGTTCAGCCACCGGGGAGCGCAGACGCTAGGCAGCCAGAGCAGCGGCTTTACTCCCGTCTTCCTGCAGTTCTTGGACTGTGTGCATCAA ATCCATCTCCAGTTCCCCATGGAGTTTGAGTTCAGTCAGTACTACCTGAAGTTCTTGGCCTACCATTACGTGTCCAACCGCTTCCGCACCTTCTTGCTGGACTCTGACTACGAGCGCATTGAACTTG GAGTGTTGTATGAGGAGAAAGGAGACAGGAGGAATCCTCAGGTGTGCAAGTCAGTGTGGGACTACATCGACCGACTCAACAAGAAAACACCCGCTTTCTACAACTACATGTATTCACCTGAGGACGAcgag GTCCTGCGGCCGTACACGTTCATCTCCAACCTGAAAGTATGGGACTTCTACATGGAGGAGACACTCTCAGAAGGACCTTCCTACGACTGGGAGCTGCGGGGGCGGCCGGAGCGGCcggtggaggaggcagcagccAACAAACCCGACTCCAGCGGGCCCAAGTCCCGGCGGCGGGTGGTGTGGCCGTGCTACGACAGTCTGAGCAAGGCGGTTCCGGACGCCATCACGAAGCTGCTCCAGGATCTTCAGAACCTGGAGGCTGAGCTGGGCCAGACCTCGGACAAGTGGAAGGACACCTGGGACAAGATGAAGACCATCCAGAGAGCTGAGGCCCGGCTGGAGAGCAAG cctTCGTTCTCCAGCTCGCTGCTGATGTCGTCCAACCTGAGCCACCACCGACGCTCTCAGGGGGTTTACCTGCAGGAGAGCGGCGTGGGCTCCTCCATCAACCTGGCTCTGGACTGTGAGGCCAGCGCCACCTCCACACCCGTCGCCGGCCGGCCCAGCACCAGCACCCTCTACAGCCAGTTCCAGAGCACCGAGAGCGAGAACAG GAGCTTCGAGGGCATCCTGTACAAGAAGGGGGCGCTGCTGAAACCCTGGAAGCCTCGCTGGTTCGTCCTGGACAAGACCAAACATCAG CTGCGCTACTACGAGAGTCGGCAGGACAAAGAGTGCAAAGGTGTGATCGAGCTGGCCGAGGTGGAGTCGGTCATTCAGGGAACGCCGGCCATGGGGGCGCCCAAGAACATCGACGAGAAGGCCTTCTTCGAT CTCAAGACGACGAAGCGAGTGTACAACTTCTGTGCTCAGGACAGTTCCAACGCACAACAGTGGATGGACAAAGTTCAGAGCTGCCTGTCGGACGCttga
- the sbf1 gene encoding myotubularin-related protein 5 isoform X4 yields MARLADYFLVVGYDLDKRVEGEGQGRILQRFPEKDWEDSPFPQGVELFCQPSGWQLVPERQPASFFVAVLTDINSERHYCACFTFWERLDNLLLQKNDVSEVDEEPGVIQPAEVFAPKSLVVVSRLDYTEVFRNCLGLVYTVHIDSLTVPLETVIGNLLTCIIPIAGGSQPGQEEREESLRTITLGAGDRQVIQTPINDSLPVSGSSVAQLFRQLGIVNVLYLFCAALTEHKILFLSSSYQRLTDACRGLLSIMFPLKYSFTYVPILPGKLLEVLSTPTPFIIGVNSFFRSETQELLDVIIADLDGGTVTIPECVHISLLPEPLLQQTQTALSMVLDPELEVADHAFPPQSTQPSAPKIQDKEIRAVFLWLFAQLFQGYRWCLHIIRIHPEPVIRFHKAAFLGQRALTEDDFLMKVLDGMAFAGFVSERGPPYRPTDLFDDLVANQVERIRHEESHPHKVMNHVKELAEHLFKNENPYPAVAMHKVQRPSENGTNSVQNQSTFPALDDVAVQLFIDHAAAKLKTAPPVVKSEVKSMVPSGPPLGDIVDRNGNMMANSARRLEVVRNCITYIFENKMLEAKKLMPAVLRALKGRAARVCLTQELNQHVLQNRAVLDDQQFDYIVRMMNCTLQDCSHMDEHGIAAALLPLVTAFCRKLGAGITQFAYSCVQEHMVWTNMQFWEAMFYSDVQNHIKALYLETEDGSQQNSDEGSSVSALELASEQSRLWPTLDKEMQMERVQKEESTVFSQAIHYANRMSYLLLPLDTSKNRLLRNTGLGDIESVSNSYVTNSIAGSMAESYDTESGFEDAESSDVANSVVRFINRFVDKVCNESGVTNEHLKALHTMIPDIVQMHIETLDAVHRESKRLPPIQKPKLLRPTLLSGEELVMDGMRVHLMPDGREEATGVMGGPPLLPAEGAIFLTTYRLIFKGTPTDPLVGEQVVTRSFPIASLTKEKRISVSIPMDQYVQEGLQLRSCTFQLMKIAFDEEVASDLAEVFRKHLHKLRYPQHVQGTFAFTVGQSGKMVVEHKGKDKNQSLKTLSKNLVKTAKRTISRQYVSKKKYSPPTWENRSSLQSELDEDEISVSEEVEQSSLTLSSTMRSSDRQTMSNVVERACCRDYQRLGLGTLSSSLTRSKNEPFRISTVNRMYTVCRSYPGLLIVPQSIPDSTIQRICRCYRQNRFPVVCWRNSRTKAVLLRSAGLHAKGVVGFFKSPNTPAAVQSQADSTSLEQEKYLQAVISSMPSYSESSGRNTLGGFTSTHMNTSDSSDKMRQPKIGALMKQVMGTKEDVPGTFSRGALGQRAKVVSLSQPKVSGKARNSPRGKWGSIRGSGRLSAYNPDVGTRLAGKESPQPNGGPSEALFLRQQKAYLYIIGDKAQLKGGKQDSFQQWEVVPIEVCDVRQVKNSFKKLMKACVPSSATSEPNMSFLRCLEESEWMALLHRVLQVSVLVVELLDTGSSVMVSLEDGWDVTTQVVSLVQLLSDPYYRTFDGFRLLVEKEWLSFGHRFSHRGAQTLGSQSSGFTPVFLQFLDCVHQIHLQFPMEFEFSQYYLKFLAYHYVSNRFRTFLLDSDYERIELGVLYEEKGDRRNPQVCKSVWDYIDRLNKKTPAFYNYMYSPEDDEVLRPYTFISNLKVWDFYMEETLSEGPSYDWELRGRPERPVEEAAANKPDSSGPKSRRRVVWPCYDSLSKAVPDAITKLLQDLQNLEAELGQTSDKWKDTWDKMKTIQRAEARLESKPSFSSSLLMSSNLSHHRRSQGVYLQESGVGSSINLALDCEASATSTPVAGRPSTSTLYSQFQSTESENRSFEGILYKKGALLKPWKPRWFVLDKTKHQLRYYESRQDKECKGVIELAEVESVIQGTPAMGAPKNIDEKAFFDLKTTKRVYNFCAQDSSNAQQWMDKVQSCLSDA; encoded by the exons aggacAATAACGCTAGGCGCTGGCGACCGGCAAGTCATCCAGACTCCCATCAATGATTCACTACCTGTCAGTGGCAGCAGCGTGGCAcagctcttcagacagctcg GTATAGTCAACGTTCTATATCTCTTCTGTGCGGCCCTAACGGAACACAAGATCCTGTTCCTGTCTAGCAGCTATCAGCGGCTAACAGATGCATGCAGGGGCTTGTTGTCCATCATGTTCCCCCTAAAATACAG CTTTACATATGTCCCCATCTTACCTGGGAAACTCCTGGAGGTCCTGAGCACTCCAACACCTTTCATCATCGGTGTGAACTCATTCTTCCGATCTGAGACTCAAGAATTG TTGGATGTGATCATTGCTGACCTTGATGGGGGTACTGTGACCATCCCAGAGTGCGTCCACATCTCCCTGCTTCCTGAACCCCTCCTCCAGCAGACCCAGACTGCACTATCCATG gtTTTGGATCCAGAGCTGGAAGTGGCTGATCATGCATTCCCTCCTCAGTCTACACAGCCGTCTGCACCGAAGATCCAG GATAAGGAGATCCGGGCAGTATTCCTCTGGCTCTTTGCTCAGCTCTTCCAAGGCTATCGATGGTGTTTACATATCATCCGCATTCACCCAGAACCAGTAATCCGCTTCCACAAG GCTGCCTTCCTTGGCCAGCGGGCGCTAACCGAAGACGACTTCCTCATGAAGGTGTTGGACGGGATGGCATTCGCAGGCTTCGTGTCAGAAAGAGGACCGCCGTACAGACCCACAGATTTGTTTGATGAT CTTGTGGCCAATCAAGTGGAGAGAATACGACATGAAGAGTCACATCCGCACAAAGTCATGAACCACGTGAAAGAACTAGCTGAGCATCTCTTCAAAAAC GAAAATCCTTACCCAGCTGTGGCCATGCACAAAGTCCAGCGACCATCCGAAAACGGCACAAACTCTGTACAGAACCAGTCGACCTTCCCTGCCCTGGATGACGTTGCAGTCCAGCTCTTTATCGATCATGCTGCTGCCAAACTCAAGACGGCGCCACCTGTTGTCAAGTCAGAGGTGAAGAGCATGGTGCCTTCAGGTCCCCCCCTGG GAGACATAGTGGACAGGAACGGCAACATGATGGCCAACAGCGCCCGCAGGCTGGAGGTGGTCCGGAACTGCATCACCTACATCTTTGAGAACAAGATGTTGGAGGCCAAGAAG CTCATGCCAGCTGTCTTGCGAGCCCTGAAGGGTCGGGCCGCTCGGGTTTGTTTGACCCAAGAGCTCAATCAACATGTCCTGCAGAACAGAGCCGTGCTGGATGACCAGCAGTTCGACTACATCGTTCGCATGATGAACTGCACGTTACAG GATTGCTCCCACATGGATGAGCATGGgattgctgctgctctgctcccatTGGTCACAGCCTTTTGCAGG AAACTAGGGGCAGGTATCACACAGTTTGCCTACAGCTGTGTTCAAGAACACATGGTCTGGACCAACATGCAGTTCTGGGAAGCCATGTTCTACAGCGATGTCCAGAACCACATCAAAGCCCTTTACTTGGAGACAGAGGATGGGTCGCAACAGAACTCG GACGAAGGGTCGAGCGTCAGCGCCCTGGAGCTGGCGTCCGAGCAGAGCCGTCTGTGGCCAACGCTGGATAAAGAGATGCAGATGGAGCGGGTCCAGAAAGAGGAGAGCACGGTCTTCAGCCAGGCCATCCACTACGCCAACAGAATGAGCTACCTGCTGCTCCCGCTGGACACGAGCAAGAACCGGCTGCTCCGGAACACGGGCCTCGGAGATATCGAGAGCGTTAGCAACAGCTATGTAACAAATAG CATCGCAGGCAGCATGGCCGAGAGCTACGACACAGAGAGTGGTTTCGAAGACGCTGAGAGTTCTGATGTTGCAAACTCAGTTGTGAGATTCATCAACCGCTTTGTGGACAAAGTGTGTAATGAGAGTGGCGTCACCAACGAGCACCTGAAGGCTCTGCACACCATGATACCTG ACATTGTTCAGATGCACATCGAGACGCTGGACGCAGTGCACCGGGAGAGTAAGCGTCTGCCGCCGATTCAAAAG CCGAAGCTGCTGAGGCCGACACTGCTGTCTGGGGAAGAACTGGTGATGGATGGCATGAGAGTCCACTTGATGCCGGATGGCCGGGAAGAAGCGACAGGGGTGATGGGAGGTCCGCCACTGCTGCCTGCTGAGGGCGCTATCTTCCTCACCACGTACAGGCTCATTTTCAAGGGCACGCCCACCGATCCGCTGG TCGGCGAGCAGGTAGTCACACGTTCGTTCCCCATCGCCTCGCTGACCAAGGAGAAGAGGATCTCGGTCTCTATCCCTATGGACCAGTATGTCCAGGAGGGGTTGCAGCTTCGGTCGTGCACGTTTCAG tTGATGAAGATCGCGTTTGACGAGGAGGTGGCGTCGGACCTGGCCGAAGTCTTCAGGAAGCACTTGCACAAGTTACGATACCCTCAACATGTGCAGGGGACTTTTGCCTTCACTGTGGGTCAGAGCGGGAAGATGGTGGTGGAGCACAAGGGCAAGGACAAGAACCAGTCGCTTAA AACACTTTCCAAAAACCTGGTGAAAACGGCTAAGAGGACGATCAGTCGGCAGTATGTGTCAAAGAAGAAGTATTCTCCTCCCACGTGGGAGAACAGGAGCAGCCTGCAGTCGGAGTTGGACGAGGATGAAATCTCAG TGTcggaggaggtggagcagagctctctcaccctctcctcCACCATGCGCTcctcagacagacaaaccatGAGCAACGTGGTGGAGCGAGCTTGTTGCCGTGACTACCAGCGACTTGGTCTGGGCACGCTCAGTAGCAGTCTGACCCGCTCCAAGAACGAGCCCTTTAGGATTTCAACCGTCAACCGCATGTACACAGTCTGCAGGAG CTACCCCGGCTTGCTGATCGTCCCTCAAAGCATCCCAGACTCAACCATCCAGAGAATTTGCCGCTGCTATCGACAGAACCGCTTCCCCGTAGTCTGCTGGAGGAACTCTCGGACCAAGGCGGTTCTGCTGCGCTCGGCGGGCCTACATGCGAAAGGAGTAGTGGGCTTCTTCAAGTCCCCCAACACACCTGCTGCAG TTCAATCCCAGGCTGACTCCACCagtctggagcaggagaagtACCTGCAGGCCGTCATCAGCTCCATGCCGTCCTACAGCGAGAGCAGTGGCAGGAACACCCTGGGAGGTTTCACCTCCACACACATGAACACCTCTG ACTCGTCGGATAAGATGCGGCAGCCGAAGAttggcgctctgatgaagcaggTGATGGGGACCAAGGAGGATGTTCCGGGGACCTTCAGCCGAGGAG CTCTGGGTCAAAGGGCCAAAGTGGTCTCCCTCTCACAGCCCAAAGTGTCTGGCAAGGCCAGGAACTCTCCCAGAG GGAAATGGGGCAGCATTCGAGGCAGCGGGCGACTTAGTGCCTACAACCCAGACGTGGGGACCAGACTGGCTGGGAAGGAGTCTCCGCAGCCTAACGGAGGACCCAGTGAAGCGCTGTTCCTCCGCCAGCAGAAGGCCTACCTCTACATCATCGGGGACAAGGCCCAGCTCAAG GGGGGGAAGCAGGACTCCTTCCAGCAGTGGGAGGTCGTGCCCATCGAGGTGTGTGACGTGCGGCAGGTGAAGAACAGCTTCAAGAAGTTGATGAAGGCCTGCGTGCCAAGTTCTGCCACCTCTGAGCCCAACATGAGTTTCCTGCGTTGCCTGGAGGAGTCTGAGTGGATGGCGCTG CTTCACCGAGTGCTGCAGGTGTCCGTCTTGGTGGTGGAGCTCCTGGACACGGGCTCGTCCGTCATGGTCAGTCTGGAGGACGGCTGGGACGTCACTACACAG GTGGTGTCGCTGGTCCAGCTGCTCTCTGACCCCTACTATCGCACCTTCGACGGCTTCCGGCTGCTTGTGGAGAAGGAGTGGCTGTCGTTCGGTCACAGGTTCAGCCACCGGGGAGCGCAGACGCTAGGCAGCCAGAGCAGCGGCTTTACTCCCGTCTTCCTGCAGTTCTTGGACTGTGTGCATCAA ATCCATCTCCAGTTCCCCATGGAGTTTGAGTTCAGTCAGTACTACCTGAAGTTCTTGGCCTACCATTACGTGTCCAACCGCTTCCGCACCTTCTTGCTGGACTCTGACTACGAGCGCATTGAACTTG GAGTGTTGTATGAGGAGAAAGGAGACAGGAGGAATCCTCAGGTGTGCAAGTCAGTGTGGGACTACATCGACCGACTCAACAAGAAAACACCCGCTTTCTACAACTACATGTATTCACCTGAGGACGAcgag GTCCTGCGGCCGTACACGTTCATCTCCAACCTGAAAGTATGGGACTTCTACATGGAGGAGACACTCTCAGAAGGACCTTCCTACGACTGGGAGCTGCGGGGGCGGCCGGAGCGGCcggtggaggaggcagcagccAACAAACCCGACTCCAGCGGGCCCAAGTCCCGGCGGCGGGTGGTGTGGCCGTGCTACGACAGTCTGAGCAAGGCGGTTCCGGACGCCATCACGAAGCTGCTCCAGGATCTTCAGAACCTGGAGGCTGAGCTGGGCCAGACCTCGGACAAGTGGAAGGACACCTGGGACAAGATGAAGACCATCCAGAGAGCTGAGGCCCGGCTGGAGAGCAAG cctTCGTTCTCCAGCTCGCTGCTGATGTCGTCCAACCTGAGCCACCACCGACGCTCTCAGGGGGTTTACCTGCAGGAGAGCGGCGTGGGCTCCTCCATCAACCTGGCTCTGGACTGTGAGGCCAGCGCCACCTCCACACCCGTCGCCGGCCGGCCCAGCACCAGCACCCTCTACAGCCAGTTCCAGAGCACCGAGAGCGAGAACAG GAGCTTCGAGGGCATCCTGTACAAGAAGGGGGCGCTGCTGAAACCCTGGAAGCCTCGCTGGTTCGTCCTGGACAAGACCAAACATCAG CTGCGCTACTACGAGAGTCGGCAGGACAAAGAGTGCAAAGGTGTGATCGAGCTGGCCGAGGTGGAGTCGGTCATTCAGGGAACGCCGGCCATGGGGGCGCCCAAGAACATCGACGAGAAGGCCTTCTTCGAT CTCAAGACGACGAAGCGAGTGTACAACTTCTGTGCTCAGGACAGTTCCAACGCACAACAGTGGATGGACAAAGTTCAGAGCTGCCTGTCGGACGCttga